One stretch of Cellulomonas wangsupingiae DNA includes these proteins:
- a CDS encoding Dps family protein, translating to MARDLPKYTVPSLTPEDGAKVAAILQERLNALNDLALTLKHIHWNVVGPHFIAVHEMLDPQVDAVRLMVDATAERIATLGAAPVGTPGALVAARTWDDYAIGRATTTEHLGALDEVYVGVITDHRKAAAETEELDTVTNDLLVGHLAELELFHWFVRAHLESSGGALSTAGAATEKAAAKAAASAERKAP from the coding sequence ATGGCACGCGATCTGCCGAAGTACACCGTCCCGTCGCTCACCCCGGAGGACGGCGCGAAGGTGGCGGCGATCCTGCAGGAGCGGCTCAACGCGCTGAACGACCTGGCGCTCACCCTCAAGCACATCCACTGGAACGTCGTCGGCCCGCACTTCATCGCCGTGCACGAGATGCTCGACCCCCAGGTCGACGCGGTGCGGCTGATGGTCGACGCCACCGCCGAGCGCATCGCGACGCTCGGTGCGGCACCGGTCGGCACGCCGGGTGCGCTCGTCGCGGCCCGCACCTGGGACGACTACGCGATCGGGCGCGCCACGACCACGGAGCACCTCGGGGCGCTGGACGAGGTCTACGTCGGCGTCATCACCGACCACCGCAAGGCGGCCGCGGAGACGGAGGAGCTCGACACCGTCACGAACGACCTGCTGGTCGGACACCTGGCGGAGCTCGAGCTCTTCCACTGGTTCGTCCGCGCGCACCTCGAGTCGTCCGGCGGCGCGCTGTCGACCGCCGGTGCCGCCACGGAGAAGGCCGCGGCGAAGGCCGCCGCCTCCGCCGAGCGCAAGGCCCCGTGA
- a CDS encoding App1 family protein, producing the protein MTAPQGPAASDAHPLPSGASASDEDGLRAGRVSPRIENPDGSPVQQLHVAARLEDRFDAAVARVLRRRGWTVRVIGYAGYGSGGRVRVLARTLLASPNVRQRDLPDAGAGAQTGERLAPPVRGWRSFFTAPVAGATVEVTIAGTTHRLTADRGGYVDAMVEADLPPGWHDVELTSLDDARTTARIVVVGPEPTVGIVSDIDDTVMVTRLPRPLVAAWNVFVRHESAREAVPGMSRLYRELQASRPDSPVVYLSTGAWNAAPAIGRFLRQHDYPAGPLLLTDWGPTNTGLFRSGQRHKVAQLRRLFAEMPQVRWILVGDDGQHDPQIYAGAVARHRDRVEAVLIRQLTAGEHVLSHGLPTATPEQEEQQDRADDVPGVEVLLGADGEELLRQARAAGLTA; encoded by the coding sequence GTGACCGCGCCCCAGGGCCCGGCGGCGTCCGACGCGCACCCCCTGCCCTCCGGCGCGTCCGCGTCGGACGAGGACGGGCTGCGCGCGGGACGGGTGTCGCCGCGCATCGAGAACCCCGACGGCAGCCCGGTGCAGCAGCTGCACGTCGCCGCACGCCTCGAGGACCGGTTCGACGCCGCGGTGGCGCGCGTCCTTCGTCGCCGCGGCTGGACCGTGCGGGTCATCGGCTACGCCGGGTACGGGTCGGGTGGTCGCGTGCGTGTCCTGGCGCGCACGCTGCTGGCCTCCCCGAACGTCCGTCAGCGTGACCTGCCCGACGCGGGCGCCGGAGCCCAGACGGGTGAGCGCCTCGCGCCGCCGGTGCGCGGGTGGCGGTCGTTCTTCACCGCACCCGTCGCGGGTGCCACCGTCGAGGTGACGATCGCCGGTACCACGCACCGCCTGACGGCGGATCGTGGCGGCTACGTCGACGCGATGGTCGAGGCAGACCTCCCCCCGGGATGGCACGACGTCGAGCTGACGTCGCTGGACGACGCCCGCACCACGGCGCGGATCGTCGTGGTCGGGCCCGAGCCGACGGTCGGCATCGTCAGCGACATCGACGACACGGTCATGGTCACGCGCCTGCCGCGTCCCCTGGTGGCGGCGTGGAACGTCTTCGTCCGGCACGAGAGCGCCCGCGAGGCGGTGCCGGGCATGTCCCGCCTGTACCGCGAGCTGCAGGCCTCGCGGCCCGACTCCCCCGTCGTGTACCTGTCGACGGGCGCGTGGAACGCGGCACCGGCGATCGGGCGGTTCCTGCGGCAGCACGACTACCCCGCCGGGCCGCTGCTGCTGACGGACTGGGGACCGACCAACACCGGGCTGTTCCGCAGCGGGCAGCGGCACAAGGTGGCGCAGCTGCGTCGGCTGTTCGCCGAGATGCCCCAGGTGCGGTGGATCCTCGTCGGCGACGACGGCCAGCACGACCCGCAGATCTACGCCGGCGCGGTCGCGCGGCACCGCGACCGCGTGGAGGCCGTGCTCATCCGCCAGCTGACCGCGGGCGAGCACGTGCTCTCGCACGGTCTGCCCACGGCCACGCCGGAGCAGGAGGAGCAGCAGGACCGGGCGGACGACGTCCCGGGCGTCGAGGTGCTGCTGGGAGCGGACGGCGAGGAGCTCCTGCGCCAGGCGCGCGCGGCCGGCCTCACGGCCTGA